The Mycobacterium riyadhense sequence GCCCCGTGCACGGCCAAACCCGCCGAAGGCGCCGACCCGCGCAGCGGGCGCTGGCAGGGGCTGGCGAAGACCGAATGCGGGTTGCACGCCTCGTGACACTCGTACTGACAGCGCACGGAAGTGCCGATCCCAGGTCGGCGGCCAACGCACGGGCCGTCGCGCGACAAATCGTGCACCTGCGGCCGGACCTAGATGTCCGGGTTGCGTTCTGCGAGCACAATTCTCCAGCCCTGGTCGACGTGCTCAACCGGTGCCGTGGCGCGGCTGTCGTCACTCCCCTGCTGCTGGCCGACGCCTACCATGCCCGCGTCGACATTCCCGACCAGATCGCAAGCTGCGCTGCCAGTCATCGTGTCTGGCAGGCCAACGTGCTCGGCGAGGACGATCGGCTGGTGTCGGTGCTGCGTCAACGTGTGACGGAGTTGGGCGTTTCCCCGCTCGACGGCACCCTCGGCCTTCTTGTGGTGGCGATCGGCTCATCGAACGCCGCTGCCAACGCACGAACCGCCGAGGTAGCGCCGAAGCTGTTGGCGGGAACGCACTGGGCAGCTGCGACAACGGCTTTCGCCAGCCGTCCGGAGCCGTCGTTGGCCGAAGCGGCCAACGAGTTGCGGCGCCGCGGCGCCCGCCGGGTGATTATTGCGCCATGGTTCTTGGCACCCGGGCGGTTGCCGGATCGGGTGCAACGCTTCGCGCTAGGGCTGGGTATCCCGATGGCGGCGCCGCTGGGGGCCCACCGGCTGGTTGCCGAGACGGTGCTGGATCGCTTCGATCGGGTAGCAGCTGAGCGAGCGGACCGGACCGCGGCCTGAATTCCGCACGCTGCATCACTCGCGCTCCTGACGTTTCAGCCGCTCGCGGGCTTCGCGATCTGATGGTCGGCTGGTGCCGGGTAGCGAGGATGTTGAGATGTCTCGGGAAAACCCGGATGGCGCGCCCCCGAGTCGCTATAGTCAGCTCCGCCGATTGGTCCGTGGTGACCAAGCACGATCGTCCGGTCGTCATGGCCTGTTGGTCACGACATATGGAGGTGTCAGATGTCATTTCTGATCGCTTCGCCGGAGGCGGTAGCGGCGGCGTCCACGAATTTGGCGGGCATCGGTTCGGCAATCACCGCGGCGAACGCGGCCGCAGCCGCCCCGACAACCGAGATCCTGGCGGCGGGCGCCGACGAGGTGTCAACGGCGATCTCAGCGCTGTTCGGCGCGCATGCCCAGGGCTATCAGACGCTCAGCGCCCAGGCGGCGAGGTTCCACGACCAGTTTGTGCTTGCCTTGACCACGGGTGCGGGCTCATACGCGGCCGCTGAGGCCGCCAGCGCCTCGCCTTTGCAGACCTTGCAGCAGGAGCTGCTCAACGCCATCAACGCACCTACGCTGGCGCTGTTGGGACGCCCGTTGATCGGCGACGGCGCCGATGGGGCGCCGGGGACCGGGGCGGCCGGCGGGGCCGGCGGCATCTTGATCGGCAACGGCGGCGCCGGCGGGTCCGGCGCACCCGACATGCCCGGCGGTGCCGGCGGGGCCGCGGGGCTCTTCGGCAACGGGGGCGCGGGCGGAACCGGCGGGTTCGGCGCCACCGGCACCGGGGGTACCGGCGGGGCCGGCGGGGCCGGCGGGCTGTTCGGCGCCGGCGGCGCCGGCGGAACCGGCGGGCTCAGCGCCCTCCACAACGGCGGAGCCGGCGGTGCCGGCGGGACCGGCGGGCTGTTCAGCGCCGGCGGCGCCGGCGGGACGGGCGGTGCCAGCGATTTAGCTGGGACGGGCCGCGGCGGGGTCGGCGGAGCCGGCGGGGCCGGCGGGCTGTTCGGCATCGGCGGCGCCGGCGGGGCCGGTGGATCCGCGGTGGCGTTCGGGGGTGACGGCGGTGCCGGCGGGGCCGGCGGCGCGTTCAACGGTGGCGGCGCCGGCGGCGCCGGCGGCGCCGGCACTGTCGCCGGAGATGGCGGGGCAGGCGGCAACGCTGGCACGCTCCCCAACGTCGGCGCGCTGTTCGGTACCGGCGGCGCCGGTGGCGCCGGCGGCGCCGGCGCCGCCATTGGGGGTAATGGCGGGGCCGGCGGCACCGGCGGGGTGTTGGGCGGCGGCGGCGGCGTCGGCGGCTCCGGCGGGTTCGGCGAGGCCATCGGGGGTGACGGCGGCACCGGCGGCAACGGCGGCATGCTCTTGGGCGCCGGCGGCTCCGGCGGAGCCGGCGGGGGCGCCAGCAACGGCGCGAGTATCGGGGGTGACGGCGGCACCGGCGGCGCCGCCGGCATGCTCTATGGCTCTGGCGGCGTCGGCGGCAACGGCGGCAACGCCATCGCAATCGGGGGTAACGGCGGGGCCGGCGGCAAGGCCGGAGCGATCGGCAACGGCGGCGCCGGCGGCAACGGCGGGACTGCCAACTCCTCCGGTGGTGACGGCGGCGACGGCGGCAACGCCGGACTGATCGGCAACGGCGGTAACGGCGGCAACGCTGAGATTGTCATCACCGCAGGCAGCGTAGCCGGCACCGGCGGCGCCGGCGGACTGCTGTTGGGCCTGAACGGTACGAACGGGTTGCCGTAGCGGGCAGGCCCGCCGCTGGTGTTGTCGGGGCAAACGCTCGCGATGGTCACCTTCACCGTCATCCGAAGATGCCCACGCGAGCGCGCCGAGCCAGCCGGATCACGTCGATGTCAGTGCGACCCGATCCGTGTCAGCATCGTCGACGCCATCATTGGGCGGGCCCGATACACCTCCGACAATGGGCGGAACCCGGGTGGCGCGCACGTAGACGGCGTCACCCTCCCGGAGAGCCAGCGCCTCGGCATCTCCGCGGGTGATCTGGGCGGTGAAGGCCCCTCCGGTGGCGGCGCTGGTCAACTCCACGCGGACCTCGAAACCCAGCACCACCACCCGTTGCACAGTGGCACGCGTGACACCAGTGGATTCCGCGGTGCCGTCGGCGGCGGCAACCGCCATGTTGGGGGTCCGGCCTACCCGAATGTCGTGCGGGCGAACCAGGGCCCCATTCAGCGTGGATACCGTACCCAGGAAGGACATCACGAACGCGTTCGCCGGGGTGTCGTAGACGTCGGTTGGGGATCCCACCTGCTCGATACGCCCCTTGTTCAGCACGGCAATTCGATTGGCCACGTCCAGCGCCTCGGCCTGATCGTGGGTGACCAGCACCGTTGTGACATGCACCTCGTCGTGCAAGCGGCGTAGCCAAGTTCGCAGATCTTCACGCACTTTGGCGTCCAGCGCGCCAAACGGCTCGTCAAGCAACAGCACTTCCGGATCGACCGCCAGCGCCCGGGCCAACGCCATCCGCTGACGTTGACCACCGGACAGCTGATTGGGATAGCGGTTCTGAAAGCCGCTCAGCCCCACCACTTCCAGTAGGTTGTCGACCTTCGCCTTCACCTCGGCTTTGGGACGCTTGCGGATCTTCAACCCGAACGCCACGTTGTCGCGCACGGTCAAATGCTTGAAGGCCGCATAGTGCTGGAACACAAATCCGATGCCGCGGCGCTGCGGCGGCACCCTCGTCACATCACGACCGTTGATCGTGACGGTTCCGGAATCGGGCTGGTCGAGGCCGGCGATGGTGCGCAACAGCGTCGACTTGCCCGAACCGCTGGGGCCCAGCAATGCCGTCAGCGAACCGGCGGGAACGACGAAATCCACATGGTTCAAGGCCACGAAATCGCCGTATTGCTTATAGGCATCGCGCACGACGATCGCGTGCTCGCGCTGGGTGGTCGCAGTGTCGGTCGTGGCGGCGCTCATTTTCACGGTCTCCTTGTCAGGCCTGGTTGGCCGCTCGTGCTCGGCGGGCGTCCAGAATCACCTGGACGATCAGGACTATCACTGCGACAGTCATCAGCAGTGTCGATAGCGCATAGGCGCCGTATTCAGCCCCTCGGTTGTAGCGGTCCGAGACCAGCAGCGTCAGCGTTTGGGATTCCCCGGGCAGGTTGGACGAAACCATGATCACCGCGCCGTATTCGCCGAGGGTACGTGCAATGGTCAGCACGATGCCGTAGGTCAGGCCCCACCGGATGGACGGCAGTGTGATCCGCCAAAACGTCTGCCACCAGCCGGCACCCAGGGTTGCGGCCGCCTGCTCCTGTTCGGTTCCCAACTCGTGCAACACCGGTTCGACCTCGCGCACCACGAACGGACACGTGACGAAAATGCTGGCCAGCACGATGCCGGGCAGACCGAAGATGATCTTCAAACCGAGGTCTTTCTCCACAAATCCCAACGCACCACCCGATCCCCACAGCACGATCAGCGCGACGCCCACGATGACGGGCGATACGGCAAACGGGAGATCGATGACCGCCTGCAATATGCCCTTGCCGCGAAATCGGTTGCGCGCAAGGACGAGTGCCGTCGGAACGCCGAAGATCACATTGAGCGGCACCACAATGGCCACCACCAGCAGCGACAAGTTTAGCGCGGATACCGCCGCCGGTGTGCTGACCCACGCGTAGAACTGCTCGAACCCCGGCGCAAAGGTGCGCCACAGGATCAGGGCCACCGGAATTACCAGCAGCACAACGATATACGCCAGTGCGGCAAAGCGGAGGACATGGCGAATCCGAGGCGACGATGTCATTGCGTCATCTCCTCGCGCTTGGCCGCACGCGCGCCGACGATGCGCAAAATCAAGAGTACGACGAACGAGATCGACAGCAGCACAATGGATATCGCGGCAGCACCGGTGCGGTCGTCGTTCTCGATCAAGGTCCGAATCCATTGTGAGGCAACCTCGGTTTTGCCTGGCACGGCGCCGCCGATCAAGACCACCGAACCGAATTCGCCGATGGCGCGCGAGAATGCCAGTCCTGCGCCGGACAACAACGCCGGCGTCAGCGACGGCAACACCACGGAGGTGAAGATCTTCGGGCCGCTGGCCCCCAGCGACGCCGCCGCCTCCTCGGTCTCCCGATCGATCTCCATCAGCACCGGTTGGACGGCACGTACCACGAACGGCAAGGTCACGAACGCCAGTGCCACCCCCACACCCCACTCGGTGTGCTGCAGATGAACACCCACCGGGCTGTGCGGCCCGTACAGCGCCAGCATTACCAGGCTGGCGACGATCGTGGGCAGCGCGAATGGCAGGTCGATGATCGCATCGACCAGCCGTTTGCCGACGAAATCGTCGCGCACCAGTACCCAGGCGATCAACAGACCGAACACCGTGTTGATCAACGTGACCCCGGCGGAAATGATTAGCGTCACCTGCAAGCAATCCAGCGCCGCATGCGACGTGACCGCCAGCCGGAAAGCGTGCCAGCCGCCTTCGACGGCCTGCCAAGCGATGGCGGCCAGCGGCAGCAGCACAATCACCGAAAGCCACAGCGTGGCCACCCCGACTCGCAGTGACGTGGTCTCTGGCCGCCGAGAAAGGTGCTGCCACAGGCCACCACCACGGTGAGGGTGGTCGAGCTCGGGCCGGATCGCCTCGGGGGTAAGGCTTGGGCCCGAAGTAGATCCAGTCATCCGGTGGCCTTCGTGTAGATCTTGGTGATGCTGCCGGTGCTCTTATCGAATAGTTGCGGATCTACCGCGCCCCAGCCACCGAGGTCGGCGATCGTCCACAGTTTCACCGGTACCGGAAACTGAGCTCTGAACTCAGCGGCGACCGCCGGATCGACCGGACGGAAACCCGCCTGCGCCCACAATCGCTGCGCCTGCGCCGTGTACTGGAAGTTCTTGAATGCGACCGCGGTTTCAAGGTGGGCGCTGGTGGTGACCACCGCCAGCGGATTTTCGATCTTGAAGGTCTGCGGCGGGGTGACGTGTTCGACCGCCTTGCCCGCCCGCTCGGTGGCGATGGCCTCGTTTTCATAGCTGATCAGCACGTCACCACTGCCCTGGACGAACACATCGGTGGCTTCTCGTGCCGAAGCTGGACGCATTTTGACGTGTTCAGTCACCAACCGGTTGACGAAGTCGATTCCCGCTTGGCCGTTCCTGCCGCCTTCACTCTTGGCCGCGTACGGGGCGAGCAAATTCCATTTGGCCGAGCCTGAACTGAGCGGACTGGGCGTGATGACCTCCACGCCGGGCCGCAGCAAGTCATCCCAGTCTTTGACGTGCTTCGGATTACCCTTGCGCACCACCAACGTCACGACCGACCCGAACGGGATGCCCTTGGTGGCGTCGGTATCCCAGTCCTTGGAAACCTTGCCGGCCTTGACCAACCGGCTGATGTCCGGTTCGACCGAGAAATTCACCAGATCAGCCGGCTTTCCGTCGGCAACACCGCGGGACTGATCGCCGGACGCCCCATATGAGGTAATTACCTGCACACCTTCGCCGAGCTCAGACGCGTTGAACGCGGGAATCACGTTGCTCCAGCCGGGCTCTGGGGCAGAGTAGGCGACCAGCGTGATACTCGTGCGCGCGTTGTCCGGCCCCCCACCGCCGACCACATCGCTGGGACCGCTCTGGCACGCCGAAACACCGCCGACGCTAACGGTCAACACGACACTAAATGCGGCGAGGTGGCGGAGGCGCCGTGCGCGCCGGATGTCGCGGAACCTTGGCGACATTTACGACCTTCCAGTGCGGGACTTGTGGGCTGGGTTCTTGGTCCCGTAACGACGGAAGGCGACTGATCAGAACTCAGGGAATCTCACGAACTCCACACCAGACCGCGTACGGGTTGGGAGTCAGCGACAACAGTGCACGTCAGCCACGGCGCACAGCCCCGCGGCCACATTCGGGCAGCCGAGCGCGAACACACTGCGCTCCACAACACCCGATGCTGCCTGCATGGCGCGAAGCCTAACAGAACTCGCCGAACCATCGTCTTGAGCACGGCCTCAGTGGGTCAGCAACCACGTGGCGATCACCAACACCACGAGCGTGACAAGAACCAGCGTGACGTGCGAGCGAGGCATCCGCACTACCCGGACGGCTGGTCGGGATGGGCGCGGCGGCGCAGTAATTGGATTCCCTGTCCGAGCAGGGCGTCCAGCAACGCCGCGGTGAGGTAGGCCAAAGCCAGCACGACCGGCATGACTCCCAGTGTCTGAAGCACGAAGGGGAGGCCGGAAAGCCACAGCTCTACGCTGTCCCACCAATTCAGGAACCCGTTCATCGAGCTCACCTTATTCGGCCACTGCCGGCAAACCAATATGCCAGGATCGGCGCATGCGTGGCGCAAGCGACGAAACGACCTGTCTCATCGTCGGCGGCGGACCCGCGGGCATGATGCTTGGACTGCTACTAGCCCGCGGCGGCGTTGACGTCACGGTGATGGAAAAGCACGCTGACTTCTTGCGTGACTTCCGCGGGGATACCGTGCACGCGAGCACCCTGCGCCTGCTCGACGAACTCGGCTTGGGATCGCGGTTCGCCCAGGTTCCCCATCGCCTGATCGACACCATCCAGATGAAGCTGCAGGGCCAGCCGGTCGACCTCGACTTGAGTCGGCTCCCCGGCGCACATCAACACATCGCCCTGGTGCCGCAATGGGATTTCCTGGAACTGCTGGCCACGGCCGCCGAGACGGAGCCCAACTTCCGGCTGTTGCGCAGCACCGAGGTGACCGGGGTGGTCCGGGGTTCCGGGGAGGCCCACGTACACGGCGTTACGTACCGTGATCAGGCGGGCGAAATCAAACAGATGCGCGCCGCACTGACGGTGGCCTGTGACGGCCGCACGTCGACAGTGCGCTCGGCACTGGGCCTGGAACCCCGAGCGTTCGGTGCGCCGATGGACGTGTGGTGGTTCCGCCTCCCGCGCCAAAACGACGATCCGAGAGGACTCGCCGGCGTCTTCAATGCCGGGCACGGGGCCATCATGATCGACCGCGGGGACTACTACCAGATCGCCTACATCATCCCGAAAGGTACCGACACCGCGATGCGGGCACAGGGCATCGAGGCGTTGCACCGAGTGCTGGTGAATATGGCCCCTTGGACCGCTGACCGTATTGGCGCGTTGAGTTCGTTCGATGACGTGAAACTGCTTGACGTGCAACTTAATCGGCTGCGGCGATGGTACTCCGACGGGGTACTGTTCATCGGCGACGCGGCGCACGCGATGTCTCCGGTCGGCGGCGTCGGCATCAACCTGGCGGTGGCCGACGCGGTCGCCGCCGCACGGCTGCTC is a genomic window containing:
- a CDS encoding sirohydrochlorin chelatase yields the protein MRVARLVTLVLTAHGSADPRSAANARAVARQIVHLRPDLDVRVAFCEHNSPALVDVLNRCRGAAVVTPLLLADAYHARVDIPDQIASCAASHRVWQANVLGEDDRLVSVLRQRVTELGVSPLDGTLGLLVVAIGSSNAAANARTAEVAPKLLAGTHWAAATTAFASRPEPSLAEAANELRRRGARRVIIAPWFLAPGRLPDRVQRFALGLGIPMAAPLGAHRLVAETVLDRFDRVAAERADRTAA
- a CDS encoding sulfate ABC transporter substrate-binding protein, which gives rise to MSPRFRDIRRARRLRHLAAFSVVLTVSVGGVSACQSGPSDVVGGGGPDNARTSITLVAYSAPEPGWSNVIPAFNASELGEGVQVITSYGASGDQSRGVADGKPADLVNFSVEPDISRLVKAGKVSKDWDTDATKGIPFGSVVTLVVRKGNPKHVKDWDDLLRPGVEVITPSPLSSGSAKWNLLAPYAAKSEGGRNGQAGIDFVNRLVTEHVKMRPASAREATDVFVQGSGDVLISYENEAIATERAGKAVEHVTPPQTFKIENPLAVVTTSAHLETAVAFKNFQYTAQAQRLWAQAGFRPVDPAVAAEFRAQFPVPVKLWTIADLGGWGAVDPQLFDKSTGSITKIYTKATG
- a CDS encoding sulfate/molybdate ABC transporter ATP-binding protein, translated to MSAATTDTATTQREHAIVVRDAYKQYGDFVALNHVDFVVPAGSLTALLGPSGSGKSTLLRTIAGLDQPDSGTVTINGRDVTRVPPQRRGIGFVFQHYAAFKHLTVRDNVAFGLKIRKRPKAEVKAKVDNLLEVVGLSGFQNRYPNQLSGGQRQRMALARALAVDPEVLLLDEPFGALDAKVREDLRTWLRRLHDEVHVTTVLVTHDQAEALDVANRIAVLNKGRIEQVGSPTDVYDTPANAFVMSFLGTVSTLNGALVRPHDIRVGRTPNMAVAAADGTAESTGVTRATVQRVVVLGFEVRVELTSAATGGAFTAQITRGDAEALALREGDAVYVRATRVPPIVGGVSGPPNDGVDDADTDRVALTST
- a CDS encoding FAD-dependent oxidoreductase, producing MRGASDETTCLIVGGGPAGMMLGLLLARGGVDVTVMEKHADFLRDFRGDTVHASTLRLLDELGLGSRFAQVPHRLIDTIQMKLQGQPVDLDLSRLPGAHQHIALVPQWDFLELLATAAETEPNFRLLRSTEVTGVVRGSGEAHVHGVTYRDQAGEIKQMRAALTVACDGRTSTVRSALGLEPRAFGAPMDVWWFRLPRQNDDPRGLAGVFNAGHGAIMIDRGDYYQIAYIIPKGTDTAMRAQGIEALHRVLVNMAPWTADRIGALSSFDDVKLLDVQLNRLRRWYSDGVLFIGDAAHAMSPVGGVGINLAVADAVAAARLLAGPLRSGRVSTRQLARVQARRWVPTAILQAVQRMIHAKVVAVAVAAAGDKSQDKPVRGIGMASRSIVLRRMLGYMVAIGPLPEHAPKFARRPAKPQSTDGQAMSRHDRF
- the cysT gene encoding sulfate ABC transporter permease subunit CysT, which encodes MTGSTSGPSLTPEAIRPELDHPHRGGGLWQHLSRRPETTSLRVGVATLWLSVIVLLPLAAIAWQAVEGGWHAFRLAVTSHAALDCLQVTLIISAGVTLINTVFGLLIAWVLVRDDFVGKRLVDAIIDLPFALPTIVASLVMLALYGPHSPVGVHLQHTEWGVGVALAFVTLPFVVRAVQPVLMEIDRETEEAAASLGASGPKIFTSVVLPSLTPALLSGAGLAFSRAIGEFGSVVLIGGAVPGKTEVASQWIRTLIENDDRTGAAAISIVLLSISFVVLLILRIVGARAAKREEMTQ
- the cysW gene encoding sulfate ABC transporter permease subunit CysW yields the protein MTSSPRIRHVLRFAALAYIVVLLVIPVALILWRTFAPGFEQFYAWVSTPAAVSALNLSLLVVAIVVPLNVIFGVPTALVLARNRFRGKGILQAVIDLPFAVSPVIVGVALIVLWGSGGALGFVEKDLGLKIIFGLPGIVLASIFVTCPFVVREVEPVLHELGTEQEQAAATLGAGWWQTFWRITLPSIRWGLTYGIVLTIARTLGEYGAVIMVSSNLPGESQTLTLLVSDRYNRGAEYGAYALSTLLMTVAVIVLIVQVILDARRARAANQA